ACGCGCGCACTCCGAGCGGCTGTGGAAGCAATTGGTCATTACCCCTGACGCAGTCGATGAGTCGGCGAACACGACACGCGCCGAGACGCTCGTCGTGCTGAGCCTCGCCATAGCGGCGGCCCTTGCAATCAAGATACCGGCGCTGTTCGGTCTTCGGCTCAGCCCTGATGAGAACGTGCCTTCGTTCTACTTCCGCAACGCCAGCCTGTTCGTCTTGCCGCTTCTCACCGTCTACTTTCTTTGGAAGCGCGGGTCGAATGTTATAAGTGGCGGCTGGGTGGCCCTGCCCTTCGCGGCCGCGGCCGTTTTCGCCAATGTCTACCCCTTCCGCACCGGCAGCGACACTGAGGTGCTGACAGCTCTGCACTTGCCAATCGCCCTATGGCTGGCCGTCGGCTTCGCGTACGTTCGAGGCCGCTGGTTTGCCGACGGTGAGCGCATGAACTTCGTCCGATTCTCGGGCGAGCTCGCCATTTACTACGTGCTCATCGCACTCGGCGGAGGGGTGGTCACTGCCTTCACGGCTATGTTGTTCTCCGCCATCGATATGAAACCTGGGTGGTTTATCGCGGGCTGGCTGATTCCGTGCGGGGCGGCGGGGGCCGTCATCATCGGATCCTGGCTCGTGGAGGCGAAGCAAAGCGTCATAGAGAACATGGCACCGGTGCTGACCAGGCTCTTCACGCCGCTGTTCACGATTCTGCTCCTTGGGTTTTTGGCGACGATGGCGTGGACAGGCAATCCTATCAATATGAAGCGGGAGATCCTGATCGGCTTCGATCTGCTGCTGGCCGTCGTCGTGGGGTTAGTGCTCTACGCCGCATCCGCACGCGACCCGCAGGCACCGCCCGACTTCTTCGACGGCTTGCAACTGCTGCTCGTGGTCAGCGCGCTCGTGGTCGATGGGGTGGCGCTATGGGCGATTGCGGCCCGCATCTCCGAGTTTGGCTTCACTCCCAACCGAGTGGCGGCTCTTGGCGAGAATCTCATTCTGCTCGTCAACCTGGCGGGGTCAGCATGGCTCTATGCCTGCTTCGTGCGTCACCGGGGCTCGTTCGCCGCGCTGGAGCGATGGCAGATTGCCTATCTGCTTGTGTACTCCGTATGGGCGGCACTGGTAGTCGTCATGTTTCCGCCCGTGTTCGGGTACCGTTAACCTGACCGAATCTCTGGATGTATTCGAACCGCCGCGCGACTAACTTGTGTTCGACCGTCAGCGGACGCCGCTGCTGGACTGCGTGGCGTCCTTTTTTTAGCGCTTTGCTTCCCTCTCGCGTAGATAGCAGGCGTGACAGTCGAGCACCTCGGCATCAGTAAGGCAGCGATCAGATCGTTTGGCTCTATAGAAGATGCGATCGACCAACTCCTCGGTCGGCTCGATCCCGCGGCGCTCCAGCCAGAACTGCACGTTGGACTTGCCGCTCATCGGACCTATGTCGATGATCTGCTCCATGCCGAAATAGTGTGAGGGCACGCCGGAGTAAACGGTGTTCATCAATTCGGTGTCGTTCTTCCTGAACGCTTTGATAACGGCCGCGGCGTGCACGCCCGTCGCGGTGCGGAATGCATCGCCGCCGACGACGGGATAATTCTTCGGAATGGGCATGTCCGTGGCCAGCGCGACGCCTTCACAGTAAGCCTTCATTGCGCTCAGGTCCTGGCTGGCCCACGGCTCCACGCCCATCAACTTCAAATTCACCAGCATGAGATCCATCTGCGTGTTGCCGACGCGTTCCCCTATCCCGACGGCGCAAGCATGGATACATTCGGCACCGGCGACCAGCGCCGAAAGCGAATTCGCGACGGCAAGCCCGCGATCACAATGGCCGTGCCAATCCACGCGGATAGGCTGCTTCGTTGGGCCCACAACTTCTTCCGTCACGTAGCGAACGAGGCCCAGCGTGCCCATGGGCGTGGCGTGTCCGCAGGTGTCCGTAATGCAAATGGCGTGCGCGCCGTTCTCGATGGCAGTGGTGTAGAGGCGCTTGATAGTTTCAGGATCGCAACGGGTCGTGTCCTCGGTAACGTACATGATCTCGAGGTCGAGCGAGCGCGCGAGCTTAACGGCTTTTTCCGTTGTCTGAAGCAGGAAGTCGTCTGTCCACCCCTCCGTGTAGCGACGGATGGGGCTGGACCCAATGAACATGGCGACCTCAACGGGGATACCGGTCTTCTGCTGAATCTCGGCTACGGGGCGTATGTCGTTCTCGTGAGTGCGGGCGGCAGCGTTGGGCTTGATGTTGAGCCCGGCGCGCGCGATCTCCTGTACAAGAGCGAGCGAATGTTCGAAGGCGCGAGGCCCTGCACCCGGCAGACCGACGTCGAGCATGTTGAGGCCGAGGTTCTCCATCAAGTGGAGGATCTCGATCTTCTCGGAGATGGACGGATCGCGAACGGAGGGTGACTGAAGCCCATCGCGCAACGATTCGTCATCGAGAAGGACGCGGCCCTTCGGCTTCAACGCCTGAGCAAATACCTGGTTCCAGTCGTAAATCAGCTCAGAACAATTCACGGACACGGACTGCCTCGGTTGATGGCCCGGCATGACATGCCGCACCATGGCGCTCTACGTGGCCTGGCACTTTCTTGTTCACGGTAATGACCGCGACAGAAATCGCGTTGCTGCCGCACCCCACGCACGGCAACGTTGTTTAGGAAGATGCAAAAAGGTACGCCAGCAGCTAACAAATAGTTCGCGGGCCTCGCACCCCTTTTGAGACCCGCGAACGAAACTTATCGGATTCTGCTTACTTGCTTTCCTTTGGAGGTACAGTCACACCGAAGACGGACTGCATTCCGCGCCCTGCAACATTGCTGGCCTTCGGCTCTTCGGGATTTGGCAAGTAGAGCACCTTGCAGTTCTCGCAACGGTAAATCTCGGCGTTCTTGCCATAGGTCTTTTCAATATCGCCACAGGCCTTCTCAACGGTATCAGCCGCATAGAACCAGCGCTTAAGATGTCCGCCGCAAATCTTGCCCTTTTCGTCCTTCTGATTGCAGGCACGCTGAGCAGGCTTTTTGGTCTTAACCTTATGATTGCCAACTTGCTGATAGTCGGGGACGGATGGCTCCGGTTGAACCGGGGTGGCAGGAGCATCGACTTCCATGACGGGTGTTGCCATGTATACCTCTTTTGTGAGCGGGACCGGCGCTCTGGCGCCACGTTCGCCCTGGACTGCGAAGGCACGAGGCACAACGCCAAGACTGATGGCATTGTACCGCAATGACTTAGAGTACCGCAGCCACGTTCCCGCAGCATAGAAACGCCGACGAGCGACAACAGCAGCGCTCCAACTTAACTGCGCGACTTTACAGGCGCTTGCGCCATAACGACGGGAAAGATATTGCAGCACCCTTGGCACGAGCAACCAAGCTGTTTCCGAACAGCAACCCTACGAAAGCGCTCATCTGATGGCCGAGTTGCTCACCGTATCCGTACCACCAAACCTTCTTGATGCTGGGCAGCAGGTCTGAGGCGACGTACTTTGTTCGCACCATCTCACGCATTCCAAACAGGCCGTGAGTGCGGCCAAGCCCGCTGGCCTTGATCCCTCCATGTGGCGCTTCAGCTACGGCGAAGCAGGTAATCACGTCGTTCACCATGACGGTGCCGGCATTCACGCGACGTGCCAGCGCGTCACCACGCCGAGCATTGCGTGTCCATATGCTTGCGGAGAGTCCGAAGTCGGAGTCGTTGGCCAAAGCGATGGCCTCGTCATCGGAGTCAAAGGCCATGATGGGAAGTACCGGGCCGAAAGTCTCCTTCTGCATGAGAGACATTCGGTGGTTCACGTTTACAAGCAGAGTCGGCGCGAAGAAGTTTGGCCCGAGTTGTGGAAGGCGCTTGCCTCCTGTAACAGCAATTGCACCAGCGGCGACGGCCTCCTCAATCTGCGCCTCCACGGCTTCGAGTTGGCGCAGTGAGATGAGTGGGCCGATATCGGTTTCAGCGTTGGCGCCATTGCCGACTTTGAGCTGTCCGATCTTGCGGGCGCATTCCGAGACAAACCGCTCATACAAATTTCGGTGCACATAGCAACGCTCAACCGACAAACACGTCTGGCCGGCATTCATGAGCGCGCCCCAAACGGCGGCACTGGAGGCGATGTCCACGTCAGCATCGTCGAGGACGAGCATAGGATCTTTTCCGCCAAGTTCGAGCACAACCGGCACCAGGCGTCGTGCGGCGGCTTCGGCGACGCGTTTTCCGGTTTCCACGCTTCCGGTAAAGACCAGTTTGTCGATACCCGATTCGATAAGCGCGCTTCCGGTGCCCCCGAAGCCGAGCACAACCTGAAAAATATC
Above is a genomic segment from Clostridia bacterium containing:
- a CDS encoding permease prefix domain 1-containing protein: MTTFSDQPLEEQIAQWRAYVSRRQALHGPDVEELEGHLRDQLVALTEAGLAGDEAFLIAVKRMGSLDALSREFARAHSERLWKQLVITPDAVDESANTTRAETLVVLSLAIAAALAIKIPALFGLRLSPDENVPSFYFRNASLFVLPLLTVYFLWKRGSNVISGGWVALPFAAAAVFANVYPFRTGSDTEVLTALHLPIALWLAVGFAYVRGRWFADGERMNFVRFSGELAIYYVLIALGGGVVTAFTAMLFSAIDMKPGWFIAGWLIPCGAAGAVIIGSWLVEAKQSVIENMAPVLTRLFTPLFTILLLGFLATMAWTGNPINMKREILIGFDLLLAVVVGLVLYAASARDPQAPPDFFDGLQLLLVVSALVVDGVALWAIAARISEFGFTPNRVAALGENLILLVNLAGSAWLYACFVRHRGSFAALERWQIAYLLVYSVWAALVVVMFPPVFGYR
- a CDS encoding LeuA family protein, producing the protein MSVNCSELIYDWNQVFAQALKPKGRVLLDDESLRDGLQSPSVRDPSISEKIEILHLMENLGLNMLDVGLPGAGPRAFEHSLALVQEIARAGLNIKPNAAARTHENDIRPVAEIQQKTGIPVEVAMFIGSSPIRRYTEGWTDDFLLQTTEKAVKLARSLDLEIMYVTEDTTRCDPETIKRLYTTAIENGAHAICITDTCGHATPMGTLGLVRYVTEEVVGPTKQPIRVDWHGHCDRGLAVANSLSALVAGAECIHACAVGIGERVGNTQMDLMLVNLKLMGVEPWASQDLSAMKAYCEGVALATDMPIPKNYPVVGGDAFRTATGVHAAAVIKAFRKNDTELMNTVYSGVPSHYFGMEQIIDIGPMSGKSNVQFWLERRGIEPTEELVDRIFYRAKRSDRCLTDAEVLDCHACYLREREAKR
- a CDS encoding aldehyde dehydrogenase family protein, yielding MNTPARSPERIVNTNPATGEVLSEHACAAAANVQDAVARARAAQPAWSRLGIAGRVRVLRRFQQLLLEQRSEVAACVTAESGKPVVESLVSEVIVTLDAARFCTENVYRVMREEDVRHANIVMKTKRGRILHEPVGVLGIISPWNYPLSIPATETLAALVTGNAVVLKPSELTPLSALYLARLLHEAGVPQDIFQVVLGFGGTGSALIESGIDKLVFTGSVETGKRVAEAAARRLVPVVLELGGKDPMLVLDDADVDIASSAAVWGALMNAGQTCLSVERCYVHRNLYERFVSECARKIGQLKVGNGANAETDIGPLISLRQLEAVEAQIEEAVAAGAIAVTGGKRLPQLGPNFFAPTLLVNVNHRMSLMQKETFGPVLPIMAFDSDDEAIALANDSDFGLSASIWTRNARRGDALARRVNAGTVMVNDVITCFAVAEAPHGGIKASGLGRTHGLFGMREMVRTKYVASDLLPSIKKVWWYGYGEQLGHQMSAFVGLLFGNSLVARAKGAAISFPSLWRKRL